A single Anopheles arabiensis isolate DONGOLA chromosome X, AaraD3, whole genome shotgun sequence DNA region contains:
- the LOC120906754 gene encoding signal transducer and transcription activator isoform X5, translating into MSLWARVNQLPQPILEQIRFIYGSNFPIEVRHYLADWIEERLLNAPVYTNDQEAVYEQDAANFLNQLIMELERTAINLPESNFTIKIRLNESARNFRQLFSHNPAQLYQHLMNCLHRERQCVAYPDECVNVQDPEVTEVFNAVQQLQIMVRTNENDNRNLMKEYEHLLLEVHELQKNRAQLETIENAEMRAHAHNQLAQHQKMVNDRLQLCTGKRLALVDGFRKTILITDEVQNKVLNKYLSQWKINQGFAGNGASMMSASNLDTIQAWCESLAEIIWSTKDQIRLAIKNKSKLHVEQEDVPDLLPQAMVDVTNLLKMLITNTFIIEKQPPQVMKTNTRFAATVRLLVGNTLNIKMVNPQVKVSIISEAQAQQTQQTNKASEQSCGEIMNNIGNLEYNETTKQLSVSFRNMQLKKIKRAEKKGTECVMDEKFALLFQSSFAVGHGDLVFSVWTISLPVVVIVHGNQEPQSWATITWDNAFADINRIPFQVPDKVIWNQLAEALNMKFRASTGRSLTAENMHFLCEKAFKTNLPFPVPNDLTIMWSQFCKEPIPDRSFTFWDWFYAAMKVTREHLRGPWMDGSIIGFIHKSKAEDYLLKCPRGTFLLRFSDSELGGITIAWVNEGNDGQPQILHIQPFTAKDFSTRSLSDRIRDFDDLFYLYPNKPKHEAFDRYTTPAGPPRNKNYIASEVRAVLMPGPTNNQMNSFPNTPSYNIQSPDASRDTPSTGMRAYH; encoded by the exons ATGTCACTGTGGGCCCGGGTGAACCAGCTGCCGCAGCCGATCCTGGAGCAGATACGCTTCATCTACGGCAGCAACTTTCCGATCGAGGTGCGGCACTACCTGGCAGACTGGATCGAGGAACGATTGCT CAACGCGCCGGTGTACACGAACGACCAGGAGGCGGTGTACGAGCAGGATGCGGCCAACTTTCTCAACCAGCTCATCATGGAGCTGGAGCGGACGGCGATCAACCTGCCGGAGAGCAACTTCACGATCAAGATACGGCTGAACGAGTCGGCCCGGAACTTCCGCCAGCTGTTCTCGCACAATCCGGCCCAGCTGTACCAGCACCTGATGAACTGTCTGCACCGGGAGCGCCAGTGCGTCGCCTACCCGGACGAGTGCGTGAACGTGCAGGACCCGGAGGTGACGGAGGTGTTCAACGCGGTCCAGCAGCTGCAGATCATGGTGCGCACGAACGAGAACGACAACCGGAACCTGATGAAGGAGTACGAGCATCTGCTGCTGGAGGTGCACGAGCTGCAGAAAAACCGGGCCCAGCTGGAGACGATCGAGAACGCGGAGATGCGGGCGCACGCGCACAACCAGCTCGCCCAGCACCAGAAGATGGTGAACGATCGGCTGCAGCTGTGCACCGGGAAGCGGCTCGCGCTGGTCGACGGCTTCCGCAAGACGATCCTCATCACGGACGAGGTGCAGAACAAGGTGCTGAACAAGTATCTGTCGCAGTGGAAGATTAACCAGGGCTTTGCCGGCAACGGGGCGTCGATGATGAGCGCCAGCAACCTCGACACGATACAGGCGTGGTGCGAAAGCCTGGCCGAGATCATCTGGAGCACCAAGGATCAGATCCGGCTGGCGATCAAGAACAAGTCGAAGCTGCACGTCGAGCAGGAGGACGTGCCGGACCTGCTGCCGCAGGCGATGGTCGACGTGACCAACCTGCTGAAGATGCTCATTACCAACACGTTCATCATCGAGAAGCAGCCGCCGCAGGTGATGAAGACGAACACGCGGTTCGCCGCGACGGTCCGCCTGCTCGTCGGCAACACGCTCAACATCAAGATGGTCAACCCGCAGGTGAAGGTGTCCATCATTTCCG AGGCACAGGCACAGCAGACGCAACAGACCAACAAAGCTTCCGAGCAGTCGTGTGGCGAAATCATGAACAACATCGGCAATCTGGAGTACAACGAAACGACCAAgcagctgtcggtgagcttcAG AAACATGCAGTTGAAGAAGATCAAGCGCGCAGAGAAGAAGGGCACCGAGTGTGTGATGGATGAAAAGTTTGCGCTCCTGTTTCAGTCCAGCTTTGCCGTTGGCCATGGCGATCTCGTCTTTTCG GTATGGACCATCTCCCTGCCCGTGGTCGTGATCGTGCACGGCAACCAGGAGCCACAGTCGTGGGCCACCATCACCTGGGACAATGCGTTCGCGGACATCAACCGGATTCCGTTCCAGGTGCCGGACAAGGTGATCTGGAACCAGCTGGCCGAGGCGCTCAACATGAAGTTCCGCGCGTCGACCGGACGGTCGCTCACGGCCGAGAATATGCACTTCCTGTGCGAGAAGGCGTTCAAAACGAACCTGCCGTTCCCGGTGCCGAACGATCTGACCATCATGTGGTCGCAGTTCTGCAAGGAGCCGATCCCGGACCGCTCGTTCACCTTCTGGGACTGGTTCTACGCGGCGATGAAGGTGACGCGCGAGCATCTGCGCGGCCCGTGGATGGACGGCAGCATTATCGGCTTCATACACAAGTCCAAGGCCGAGGACTATCTGCTCAAGTGCCCGCGCGGTACCTTTCTGTTGCGCTTCTCCGACAGCGAGCTCG GTGGCATTACCATCGCCTGGGTGAACGAGGGCAACGATGGGCAGCCCCAGATACTGCACATTCAGCCGTTCACGGCCAAAGACTTCTCCACCCGGTCGCTGTCCGACCGCATCCGCGACTTTGACGATCTCTTCTACCTGTACCCGAACAAGCCGAAGCACGAAGCGTTCGACCGGTACACGACGCCGGCCGGGCCGCCGCGCAACAAAAACTACATCGCGTCCGAGGTGCGGGCGGTACTGATGCCCGGCCCGACCAACAACCAGATGAACAGCTTCCCGAACACCCCGTCCTACAACATCCAGTCGCCGGATGCGTCCCGCGATACGCCCTCGACCGG CATGAGAGCATATCATTG A
- the LOC120906754 gene encoding signal transducer and transcription activator isoform X2: MSLWARVNQLPQPILEQIRFIYGSNFPIEVRHYLADWIEERLLNAPVYTNDQEAVYEQDAANFLNQLIMELERTAINLPESNFTIKIRLNESARNFRQLFSHNPAQLYQHLMNCLHRERQCVAYPDECVNVQDPEVTEVFNAVQQLQIMVRTNENDNRNLMKEYEHLLLEVHELQKNRAQLETIENAEMRAHAHNQLAQHQKMVNDRLQLCTGKRLALVDGFRKTILITDEVQNKVLNKYLSQWKINQGFAGNGASMMSASNLDTIQAWCESLAEIIWSTKDQIRLAIKNKSKLHVEQEDVPDLLPQAMVDVTNLLKMLITNTFIIEKQPPQVMKTNTRFAATVRLLVGNTLNIKMVNPQVKVSIISEAQAQQTQQTNKASEQSCGEIMNNIGNLEYNETTKQLSVSFRNMQLKKIKRAEKKGTECVMDEKFALLFQSSFAVGHGDLVFSVWTISLPVVVIVHGNQEPQSWATITWDNAFADINRIPFQVPDKVIWNQLAEALNMKFRASTGRSLTAENMHFLCEKAFKTNLPFPVPNDLTIMWSQFCKEPIPDRSFTFWDWFYAAMKVTREHLRGPWMDGSIIGFIHKSKAEDYLLKCPRGTFLLRFSDSELGGITIAWVNEGNDGQPQILHIQPFTAKDFSTRSLSDRIRDFDDLFYLYPNKPKHEAFDRYTTPAGPPRNKNYIASEVRAVLMPGPTNNQMNSFPNTPSYNIQSPDASRDTPSTGMRAYHCYGQTNYGQVPDFELENIGMFSSQYH, from the exons ATGTCACTGTGGGCCCGGGTGAACCAGCTGCCGCAGCCGATCCTGGAGCAGATACGCTTCATCTACGGCAGCAACTTTCCGATCGAGGTGCGGCACTACCTGGCAGACTGGATCGAGGAACGATTGCT CAACGCGCCGGTGTACACGAACGACCAGGAGGCGGTGTACGAGCAGGATGCGGCCAACTTTCTCAACCAGCTCATCATGGAGCTGGAGCGGACGGCGATCAACCTGCCGGAGAGCAACTTCACGATCAAGATACGGCTGAACGAGTCGGCCCGGAACTTCCGCCAGCTGTTCTCGCACAATCCGGCCCAGCTGTACCAGCACCTGATGAACTGTCTGCACCGGGAGCGCCAGTGCGTCGCCTACCCGGACGAGTGCGTGAACGTGCAGGACCCGGAGGTGACGGAGGTGTTCAACGCGGTCCAGCAGCTGCAGATCATGGTGCGCACGAACGAGAACGACAACCGGAACCTGATGAAGGAGTACGAGCATCTGCTGCTGGAGGTGCACGAGCTGCAGAAAAACCGGGCCCAGCTGGAGACGATCGAGAACGCGGAGATGCGGGCGCACGCGCACAACCAGCTCGCCCAGCACCAGAAGATGGTGAACGATCGGCTGCAGCTGTGCACCGGGAAGCGGCTCGCGCTGGTCGACGGCTTCCGCAAGACGATCCTCATCACGGACGAGGTGCAGAACAAGGTGCTGAACAAGTATCTGTCGCAGTGGAAGATTAACCAGGGCTTTGCCGGCAACGGGGCGTCGATGATGAGCGCCAGCAACCTCGACACGATACAGGCGTGGTGCGAAAGCCTGGCCGAGATCATCTGGAGCACCAAGGATCAGATCCGGCTGGCGATCAAGAACAAGTCGAAGCTGCACGTCGAGCAGGAGGACGTGCCGGACCTGCTGCCGCAGGCGATGGTCGACGTGACCAACCTGCTGAAGATGCTCATTACCAACACGTTCATCATCGAGAAGCAGCCGCCGCAGGTGATGAAGACGAACACGCGGTTCGCCGCGACGGTCCGCCTGCTCGTCGGCAACACGCTCAACATCAAGATGGTCAACCCGCAGGTGAAGGTGTCCATCATTTCCG AGGCACAGGCACAGCAGACGCAACAGACCAACAAAGCTTCCGAGCAGTCGTGTGGCGAAATCATGAACAACATCGGCAATCTGGAGTACAACGAAACGACCAAgcagctgtcggtgagcttcAG AAACATGCAGTTGAAGAAGATCAAGCGCGCAGAGAAGAAGGGCACCGAGTGTGTGATGGATGAAAAGTTTGCGCTCCTGTTTCAGTCCAGCTTTGCCGTTGGCCATGGCGATCTCGTCTTTTCG GTATGGACCATCTCCCTGCCCGTGGTCGTGATCGTGCACGGCAACCAGGAGCCACAGTCGTGGGCCACCATCACCTGGGACAATGCGTTCGCGGACATCAACCGGATTCCGTTCCAGGTGCCGGACAAGGTGATCTGGAACCAGCTGGCCGAGGCGCTCAACATGAAGTTCCGCGCGTCGACCGGACGGTCGCTCACGGCCGAGAATATGCACTTCCTGTGCGAGAAGGCGTTCAAAACGAACCTGCCGTTCCCGGTGCCGAACGATCTGACCATCATGTGGTCGCAGTTCTGCAAGGAGCCGATCCCGGACCGCTCGTTCACCTTCTGGGACTGGTTCTACGCGGCGATGAAGGTGACGCGCGAGCATCTGCGCGGCCCGTGGATGGACGGCAGCATTATCGGCTTCATACACAAGTCCAAGGCCGAGGACTATCTGCTCAAGTGCCCGCGCGGTACCTTTCTGTTGCGCTTCTCCGACAGCGAGCTCG GTGGCATTACCATCGCCTGGGTGAACGAGGGCAACGATGGGCAGCCCCAGATACTGCACATTCAGCCGTTCACGGCCAAAGACTTCTCCACCCGGTCGCTGTCCGACCGCATCCGCGACTTTGACGATCTCTTCTACCTGTACCCGAACAAGCCGAAGCACGAAGCGTTCGACCGGTACACGACGCCGGCCGGGCCGCCGCGCAACAAAAACTACATCGCGTCCGAGGTGCGGGCGGTACTGATGCCCGGCCCGACCAACAACCAGATGAACAGCTTCCCGAACACCCCGTCCTACAACATCCAGTCGCCGGATGCGTCCCGCGATACGCCCTCGACCGG CATGAGAGCATATCATTG CTACGGTCAGACAAACTACGGTCAGGTGCCCGATTTCGAGCTCGAGAACATTGGCATGTTTTCATCGCAGTACCACTAA
- the LOC120906754 gene encoding signal transducer and transcription activator isoform X4, translating to MSLWARVNQLPQPILEQIRFIYGSNFPIEVRHYLADWIEERLLNAPVYTNDQEAVYEQDAANFLNQLIMELERTAINLPESNFTIKIRLNESARNFRQLFSHNPAQLYQHLMNCLHRERQCVAYPDECVNVQDPEVTEVFNAVQQLQIMVRTNENDNRNLMKEYEHLLLEVHELQKNRAQLETIENAEMRAHAHNQLAQHQKMVNDRLQLCTGKRLALVDGFRKTILITDEVQNKVLNKYLSQWKINQGFAGNGASMMSASNLDTIQAWCESLAEIIWSTKDQIRLAIKNKSKLHVEQEDVPDLLPQAMVDVTNLLKMLITNTFIIEKQPPQVMKTNTRFAATVRLLVGNTLNIKMVNPQVKVSIISEAQAQQTQQTNKASEQSCGEIMNNIGNLEYNETTKQLSVSFRNMQLKKIKRAEKKGTECVMDEKFALLFQSSFAVGHGDLVFSVWTISLPVVVIVHGNQEPQSWATITWDNAFADINRIPFQVPDKVIWNQLAEALNMKFRASTGRSLTAENMHFLCEKAFKTNLPFPVPNDLTIMWSQFCKEPIPDRSFTFWDWFYAAMKVTREHLRGPWMDGSIIGFIHKSKAEDYLLKCPRGTFLLRFSDSELGGITIAWVNEGNDGQPQILHIQPFTAKDFSTRSLSDRIRDFDDLFYLYPNKPKHEAFDRYTTPAGPPRNKNYIASEVRAVLMPGPTNNQMNSFPNTPSYNIQSPDASRDTPSTGYQNSTIMHL from the exons ATGTCACTGTGGGCCCGGGTGAACCAGCTGCCGCAGCCGATCCTGGAGCAGATACGCTTCATCTACGGCAGCAACTTTCCGATCGAGGTGCGGCACTACCTGGCAGACTGGATCGAGGAACGATTGCT CAACGCGCCGGTGTACACGAACGACCAGGAGGCGGTGTACGAGCAGGATGCGGCCAACTTTCTCAACCAGCTCATCATGGAGCTGGAGCGGACGGCGATCAACCTGCCGGAGAGCAACTTCACGATCAAGATACGGCTGAACGAGTCGGCCCGGAACTTCCGCCAGCTGTTCTCGCACAATCCGGCCCAGCTGTACCAGCACCTGATGAACTGTCTGCACCGGGAGCGCCAGTGCGTCGCCTACCCGGACGAGTGCGTGAACGTGCAGGACCCGGAGGTGACGGAGGTGTTCAACGCGGTCCAGCAGCTGCAGATCATGGTGCGCACGAACGAGAACGACAACCGGAACCTGATGAAGGAGTACGAGCATCTGCTGCTGGAGGTGCACGAGCTGCAGAAAAACCGGGCCCAGCTGGAGACGATCGAGAACGCGGAGATGCGGGCGCACGCGCACAACCAGCTCGCCCAGCACCAGAAGATGGTGAACGATCGGCTGCAGCTGTGCACCGGGAAGCGGCTCGCGCTGGTCGACGGCTTCCGCAAGACGATCCTCATCACGGACGAGGTGCAGAACAAGGTGCTGAACAAGTATCTGTCGCAGTGGAAGATTAACCAGGGCTTTGCCGGCAACGGGGCGTCGATGATGAGCGCCAGCAACCTCGACACGATACAGGCGTGGTGCGAAAGCCTGGCCGAGATCATCTGGAGCACCAAGGATCAGATCCGGCTGGCGATCAAGAACAAGTCGAAGCTGCACGTCGAGCAGGAGGACGTGCCGGACCTGCTGCCGCAGGCGATGGTCGACGTGACCAACCTGCTGAAGATGCTCATTACCAACACGTTCATCATCGAGAAGCAGCCGCCGCAGGTGATGAAGACGAACACGCGGTTCGCCGCGACGGTCCGCCTGCTCGTCGGCAACACGCTCAACATCAAGATGGTCAACCCGCAGGTGAAGGTGTCCATCATTTCCG AGGCACAGGCACAGCAGACGCAACAGACCAACAAAGCTTCCGAGCAGTCGTGTGGCGAAATCATGAACAACATCGGCAATCTGGAGTACAACGAAACGACCAAgcagctgtcggtgagcttcAG AAACATGCAGTTGAAGAAGATCAAGCGCGCAGAGAAGAAGGGCACCGAGTGTGTGATGGATGAAAAGTTTGCGCTCCTGTTTCAGTCCAGCTTTGCCGTTGGCCATGGCGATCTCGTCTTTTCG GTATGGACCATCTCCCTGCCCGTGGTCGTGATCGTGCACGGCAACCAGGAGCCACAGTCGTGGGCCACCATCACCTGGGACAATGCGTTCGCGGACATCAACCGGATTCCGTTCCAGGTGCCGGACAAGGTGATCTGGAACCAGCTGGCCGAGGCGCTCAACATGAAGTTCCGCGCGTCGACCGGACGGTCGCTCACGGCCGAGAATATGCACTTCCTGTGCGAGAAGGCGTTCAAAACGAACCTGCCGTTCCCGGTGCCGAACGATCTGACCATCATGTGGTCGCAGTTCTGCAAGGAGCCGATCCCGGACCGCTCGTTCACCTTCTGGGACTGGTTCTACGCGGCGATGAAGGTGACGCGCGAGCATCTGCGCGGCCCGTGGATGGACGGCAGCATTATCGGCTTCATACACAAGTCCAAGGCCGAGGACTATCTGCTCAAGTGCCCGCGCGGTACCTTTCTGTTGCGCTTCTCCGACAGCGAGCTCG GTGGCATTACCATCGCCTGGGTGAACGAGGGCAACGATGGGCAGCCCCAGATACTGCACATTCAGCCGTTCACGGCCAAAGACTTCTCCACCCGGTCGCTGTCCGACCGCATCCGCGACTTTGACGATCTCTTCTACCTGTACCCGAACAAGCCGAAGCACGAAGCGTTCGACCGGTACACGACGCCGGCCGGGCCGCCGCGCAACAAAAACTACATCGCGTCCGAGGTGCGGGCGGTACTGATGCCCGGCCCGACCAACAACCAGATGAACAGCTTCCCGAACACCCCGTCCTACAACATCCAGTCGCCGGATGCGTCCCGCGATACGCCCTCGACCGG CTATCAGAACAGTACGATTATGCACCTTTAG
- the LOC120906754 gene encoding signal transducer and transcription activator isoform X1: MSLWARVNQLPQPILEQIRFIYGSNFPIEVRHYLADWIEERLLNAPVYTNDQEAVYEQDAANFLNQLIMELERTAINLPESNFTIKIRLNESARNFRQLFSHNPAQLYQHLMNCLHRERQCVAYPDECVNVQDPEVTEVFNAVQQLQIMVRTNENDNRNLMKEYEHLLLEVHELQKNRAQLETIENAEMRAHAHNQLAQHQKMVNDRLQLCTGKRLALVDGFRKTILITDEVQNKVLNKYLSQWKINQGFAGNGASMMSASNLDTIQAWCESLAEIIWSTKDQIRLAIKNKSKLHVEQEDVPDLLPQAMVDVTNLLKMLITNTFIIEKQPPQVMKTNTRFAATVRLLVGNTLNIKMVNPQVKVSIISEAQAQQTQQTNKASEQSCGEIMNNIGNLEYNETTKQLSVSFRNMQLKKIKRAEKKGTECVMDEKFALLFQSSFAVGHGDLVFSVWTISLPVVVIVHGNQEPQSWATITWDNAFADINRIPFQVPDKVIWNQLAEALNMKFRASTGRSLTAENMHFLCEKAFKTNLPFPVPNDLTIMWSQFCKEPIPDRSFTFWDWFYAAMKVTREHLRGPWMDGSIIGFIHKSKAEDYLLKCPRGTFLLRFSDSELGGITIAWVNEGNDGQPQILHIQPFTAKDFSTRSLSDRIRDFDDLFYLYPNKPKHEAFDRYTTPAGPPRNKNYIASEVRAVLMPGPTNNQMNSFPNTPSYNIQSPDASRDTPSTGYSVSGRASNASASCGLQHRYVSSFEPYVQSDGFAQSVLAAGTGTTLSGLVRPPPALSVLSTSSNCSSSTTTTAGGGHYQQHQGLMEQQQHHHHLHNHITNQHHSPATGSQNHAQLPQQQFDDATMSLSDDGTTELRSLPSMPGAFSFTGRPFADSGNGSERPNLPVEHQPNGPNVQLPQLSAGHTNSTVAAAVPAAITTSISSSSSRRVDSGGDGISCASSRTTSLSSASTAMEQQLSGLEDISSWLDLNNNTSWS; the protein is encoded by the exons ATGTCACTGTGGGCCCGGGTGAACCAGCTGCCGCAGCCGATCCTGGAGCAGATACGCTTCATCTACGGCAGCAACTTTCCGATCGAGGTGCGGCACTACCTGGCAGACTGGATCGAGGAACGATTGCT CAACGCGCCGGTGTACACGAACGACCAGGAGGCGGTGTACGAGCAGGATGCGGCCAACTTTCTCAACCAGCTCATCATGGAGCTGGAGCGGACGGCGATCAACCTGCCGGAGAGCAACTTCACGATCAAGATACGGCTGAACGAGTCGGCCCGGAACTTCCGCCAGCTGTTCTCGCACAATCCGGCCCAGCTGTACCAGCACCTGATGAACTGTCTGCACCGGGAGCGCCAGTGCGTCGCCTACCCGGACGAGTGCGTGAACGTGCAGGACCCGGAGGTGACGGAGGTGTTCAACGCGGTCCAGCAGCTGCAGATCATGGTGCGCACGAACGAGAACGACAACCGGAACCTGATGAAGGAGTACGAGCATCTGCTGCTGGAGGTGCACGAGCTGCAGAAAAACCGGGCCCAGCTGGAGACGATCGAGAACGCGGAGATGCGGGCGCACGCGCACAACCAGCTCGCCCAGCACCAGAAGATGGTGAACGATCGGCTGCAGCTGTGCACCGGGAAGCGGCTCGCGCTGGTCGACGGCTTCCGCAAGACGATCCTCATCACGGACGAGGTGCAGAACAAGGTGCTGAACAAGTATCTGTCGCAGTGGAAGATTAACCAGGGCTTTGCCGGCAACGGGGCGTCGATGATGAGCGCCAGCAACCTCGACACGATACAGGCGTGGTGCGAAAGCCTGGCCGAGATCATCTGGAGCACCAAGGATCAGATCCGGCTGGCGATCAAGAACAAGTCGAAGCTGCACGTCGAGCAGGAGGACGTGCCGGACCTGCTGCCGCAGGCGATGGTCGACGTGACCAACCTGCTGAAGATGCTCATTACCAACACGTTCATCATCGAGAAGCAGCCGCCGCAGGTGATGAAGACGAACACGCGGTTCGCCGCGACGGTCCGCCTGCTCGTCGGCAACACGCTCAACATCAAGATGGTCAACCCGCAGGTGAAGGTGTCCATCATTTCCG AGGCACAGGCACAGCAGACGCAACAGACCAACAAAGCTTCCGAGCAGTCGTGTGGCGAAATCATGAACAACATCGGCAATCTGGAGTACAACGAAACGACCAAgcagctgtcggtgagcttcAG AAACATGCAGTTGAAGAAGATCAAGCGCGCAGAGAAGAAGGGCACCGAGTGTGTGATGGATGAAAAGTTTGCGCTCCTGTTTCAGTCCAGCTTTGCCGTTGGCCATGGCGATCTCGTCTTTTCG GTATGGACCATCTCCCTGCCCGTGGTCGTGATCGTGCACGGCAACCAGGAGCCACAGTCGTGGGCCACCATCACCTGGGACAATGCGTTCGCGGACATCAACCGGATTCCGTTCCAGGTGCCGGACAAGGTGATCTGGAACCAGCTGGCCGAGGCGCTCAACATGAAGTTCCGCGCGTCGACCGGACGGTCGCTCACGGCCGAGAATATGCACTTCCTGTGCGAGAAGGCGTTCAAAACGAACCTGCCGTTCCCGGTGCCGAACGATCTGACCATCATGTGGTCGCAGTTCTGCAAGGAGCCGATCCCGGACCGCTCGTTCACCTTCTGGGACTGGTTCTACGCGGCGATGAAGGTGACGCGCGAGCATCTGCGCGGCCCGTGGATGGACGGCAGCATTATCGGCTTCATACACAAGTCCAAGGCCGAGGACTATCTGCTCAAGTGCCCGCGCGGTACCTTTCTGTTGCGCTTCTCCGACAGCGAGCTCG GTGGCATTACCATCGCCTGGGTGAACGAGGGCAACGATGGGCAGCCCCAGATACTGCACATTCAGCCGTTCACGGCCAAAGACTTCTCCACCCGGTCGCTGTCCGACCGCATCCGCGACTTTGACGATCTCTTCTACCTGTACCCGAACAAGCCGAAGCACGAAGCGTTCGACCGGTACACGACGCCGGCCGGGCCGCCGCGCAACAAAAACTACATCGCGTCCGAGGTGCGGGCGGTACTGATGCCCGGCCCGACCAACAACCAGATGAACAGCTTCCCGAACACCCCGTCCTACAACATCCAGTCGCCGGATGCGTCCCGCGATACGCCCTCGACCGG ATACTCGGTGAGTGGACGAGCGAGCAACGCCTCGGCGTCCTGCGGCCTGCAGCACCGGTACGTGTCGAGCTTCGAGCCGTACGTGCAGTCGGACGGCTTCGCGCAGTCCGTGCTGGCGGCCGGGACCGGGACGACACTGTCCGGTTTGGTGCGGCCCCCGCCCGCCCTGAGCGTGCTGTCGACGAGCAGCaactgtagcagcagcaccaccaccaccgccggtggCGGCCACTACCAGCAGCACCAAGGGctgatggagcagcagcagcaccaccaccatcttcACAATCATATTACGAACCAACACCACAGTCCAGCAACGGGCAGTCAGAACCATGCGCAGCTGCCACAGCAGCAGTTTGACGACGCGACGATGTCGCTCAGTGACGATGGCACTACCGAGCTACGGTCGCTACCGTCCATGCCGGGCGCCTTCTCCTTTACCGGCCGACCCTTCGCAGACAGCGGGAACGGCAGCGAGCGACCGAATCTGCCAGTAGAGCACCAGCCGAACGGACCGAACGTCCAGCTGCCTCAACTGTCCGCCGGTCATACAAACAGTACGGTGGCGGCAGCGGTGCCGGCGGCCATCACCAcctccatcagcagcagtagtagccgAAGAGTGGACAGTGGCGGTGACGGTATCTCCTGTGCATCCTCCCGCACGACCTCGCTCTCGTCCGCCTCGACCGCGATGGAGCAGCAGCTGTCCGGTTTGGAGGATATCAGCAGCTGGCTCGATTtgaacaacaacaccagctgGTCATGA